Proteins encoded in a region of the Pseudomonas putida genome:
- a CDS encoding diguanylate cyclase, giving the protein MSKAVEPSPQCPVQQLTRNGLRKDDPLDPLLLPPPRKPVYILLQDHERAQRLAQQLEFFGLVVQALPNATAFLASICEYPPSAIIMDVDFTGTGQGLQLAAQVQQGLARHIPLLFFSHHEADTPTRLAAVRAGGQDFLTGSLEASSLLEKVELLTNATPHDPLRVLIIDDSRTQALYTERVLAGAGMVTRSLTDPIRTMAELADFQPDLIILDLYMPACTGPELAKVIRHSDRYVSVPIIYLSAEDDLDKQLDAMSEGGDDFLTKPFRSRHLITTVRNRAARARHLKARMVRDSLTGLYNHTHILQLLEDCSFRARRELQPLSFAMLDIDHFKKINDRHGHPMGDRVIKSLALFLKQRLRKTDFIGRYGGEEFAIVMPNTALDAAHRVLDEIRRRFAEILYPAQPRDLQCTFSAGVVQLDEGLDALTMASAADEALYRAKHAGRNCVVRVEP; this is encoded by the coding sequence ATGAGCAAAGCAGTCGAGCCGAGCCCGCAATGCCCCGTGCAACAGCTGACGCGTAACGGCCTGCGCAAGGACGACCCGCTCGACCCACTGCTGCTGCCGCCCCCACGCAAACCGGTGTACATCCTGCTGCAGGATCATGAGCGTGCCCAGCGCTTGGCCCAGCAACTGGAGTTCTTCGGCCTGGTGGTGCAAGCACTGCCCAATGCTACGGCGTTTCTCGCCTCGATCTGCGAGTACCCGCCTTCGGCCATCATTATGGATGTCGACTTCACCGGTACGGGCCAAGGCCTGCAGCTGGCCGCCCAGGTGCAGCAAGGGTTGGCGCGACATATTCCGCTGCTGTTCTTCAGCCACCACGAAGCCGACACCCCAACCCGCCTTGCCGCCGTACGCGCCGGTGGCCAGGACTTTCTCACCGGCAGCCTGGAGGCTTCCAGCCTGCTGGAAAAGGTCGAACTGCTGACCAATGCCACCCCGCACGACCCGCTGCGCGTGCTGATCATCGACGACTCGCGAACCCAGGCCCTGTACACCGAGCGGGTGCTGGCCGGCGCCGGCATGGTCACCCGCAGCCTGACCGACCCGATCCGTACCATGGCCGAGCTTGCCGACTTCCAGCCCGACCTGATCATCCTCGACCTGTACATGCCAGCCTGCACCGGCCCGGAACTGGCCAAGGTGATTCGCCACAGTGACCGTTATGTGAGCGTGCCGATCATCTACCTGTCAGCCGAGGACGACCTGGACAAGCAGCTGGATGCCATGAGCGAAGGCGGTGATGACTTTTTGACCAAACCCTTTCGCTCACGTCACCTGATCACCACCGTGCGCAACCGCGCCGCCCGCGCCCGGCACTTGAAGGCGCGCATGGTGCGCGACAGCCTGACCGGGCTGTACAACCACACCCACATCCTGCAACTGCTGGAAGACTGCAGCTTCCGCGCCCGCCGCGAACTGCAGCCGTTGAGCTTTGCCATGCTCGATATCGACCACTTCAAAAAGATCAACGACCGCCACGGCCACCCCATGGGCGATCGGGTGATCAAGAGCCTGGCGTTGTTCCTCAAGCAGCGCTTGCGCAAGACCGATTTCATTGGCCGCTATGGTGGCGAAGAGTTCGCCATCGTCATGCCCAATACCGCGCTGGACGCGGCACACAGGGTACTGGACGAAATTCGCCGGCGCTTTGCCGAGATTCTCTACCCGGCGCAGCCACGGGATTTGCAGTGCACCTTCAGTGCCGGAGTCGTACAGCTGGACGAGGGGCTGGATGCACTGACCATGGCCAGTGCGGCGGACGAAGCGCTGTACCGGGCCAAGCACGCGGGGCGCAATTGCGTAGTGCGTGTAGAGCCCTAA
- a CDS encoding DUF2333 family protein yields MLDWKNREAKAEPRERVDGRGAAARSYLGGLWSRALGTLIGLYLLVCIGLGWYWSQEPALFPVQQNAQAAAERNGQQMVVGYTTLETLKTVAGTLLNKPGGYISNDRFPPGLWMDNMPSWEYGVLVQVRDLSRALRKDFARSQSQSTEDADLAKAEPRFNFDNKSWILPSSESEFEEGIKSLSRYQTRLAAGDKGAIFYTRADNLNNWLGDVATRLGSLSQRLSASVGRVKLNSTLKTESVVAGQAPQVDEELVETPWLQIDNVFYEARGQAWALSHLLRAIEVDFADVLAKKNATVSVRQIIRELEASQEPLWSPMVLNGSGFGMWANHSLVMANYISRANAAVIDLRQLLSQG; encoded by the coding sequence ATGCTGGACTGGAAAAACCGCGAGGCCAAAGCCGAGCCCCGTGAGCGTGTCGATGGCCGCGGCGCTGCCGCCCGTAGCTACCTTGGCGGCCTGTGGAGCCGCGCCCTGGGGACCCTGATCGGGTTGTACCTGCTGGTGTGTATCGGCCTTGGCTGGTACTGGAGCCAGGAGCCCGCGCTGTTCCCGGTGCAGCAGAATGCCCAGGCCGCTGCCGAGCGCAATGGCCAGCAAATGGTGGTGGGCTACACCACCCTCGAAACCCTCAAGACCGTTGCCGGCACCTTGCTGAACAAGCCGGGCGGCTACATTTCCAACGACCGCTTCCCGCCAGGGCTGTGGATGGACAACATGCCGAGTTGGGAATATGGCGTGCTGGTCCAGGTACGCGACCTGTCGCGCGCGCTGCGCAAGGACTTCGCCCGGTCGCAGTCGCAGTCCACCGAAGACGCCGACCTGGCCAAGGCCGAGCCGCGATTCAACTTCGACAACAAGAGCTGGATCTTGCCATCGAGCGAGTCGGAGTTCGAAGAGGGCATCAAGTCGCTGTCCCGCTACCAGACTCGCCTGGCTGCTGGCGACAAGGGCGCGATCTTCTACACCCGTGCCGACAACCTGAACAACTGGCTGGGTGACGTGGCCACTCGCCTGGGCTCGCTGTCGCAGCGGCTGTCGGCCAGCGTTGGCCGGGTCAAGCTCAACAGCACGCTGAAGACCGAGTCGGTCGTCGCCGGCCAGGCGCCGCAAGTGGACGAGGAGTTGGTGGAAACCCCGTGGCTGCAGATTGACAACGTGTTCTATGAAGCCCGTGGCCAGGCGTGGGCGCTGTCGCACCTGCTGCGTGCTATCGAGGTGGACTTTGCCGATGTGCTGGCCAAGAAGAACGCCACGGTCAGCGTGCGCCAGATCATCCGCGAGCTGGAAGCCTCGCAAGAGCCGCTGTGGAGCCCAATGGTGCTGAACGGCAGTGGCTTCGGCATGTGGGCCAACCACTCGCTGGTCATGGCCAACTACATTTCCCGGGCCAACGCCGCGGTTATCGACCTGCGTCAGTTGCTGTCGCAGGGTTGA
- a CDS encoding translation initiation factor Sui1, translating into MAKKASSFSALGGLVYSTDAGRHCPDCGQPVDACICKQQIIPEGDGIARVRRESKGRGGKTVTTVTGVPLPPDQLKELATTLKRRCGTGGALKDGVIEIQGDHVELLIGELTKQGFKAKKSGG; encoded by the coding sequence GTGGCCAAGAAAGCTTCTTCCTTTTCCGCCCTTGGCGGTCTCGTGTATTCCACCGACGCTGGTCGGCACTGCCCTGACTGTGGCCAGCCAGTGGATGCCTGCATCTGCAAGCAGCAAATTATCCCCGAAGGCGACGGCATTGCCCGTGTGCGCCGTGAGAGCAAAGGCCGTGGCGGCAAAACCGTGACCACCGTCACCGGCGTGCCGCTGCCGCCCGACCAGCTCAAAGAGCTGGCGACCACGCTCAAGCGCCGCTGCGGTACCGGCGGCGCTCTGAAGGACGGGGTTATCGAGATCCAGGGCGACCATGTCGAGCTGTTGATCGGCGAGCTGACCAAACAGGGTTTCAAGGCGAAAAAGTCCGGCGGCTGA
- the speA gene encoding arginine decarboxylase: protein MSVRRTRKDDGSQWTVADSRSVYGIRHWGAGYFAINEAGRVEVRPNGPNSAPIDLYEQVDELRQSGLSLPLLVRFPDILQDRVRQLTGAFDANIARLEYQSQYTALYPIKVNQQEAVVENIIATQNVSIGLEAGSKPELLAVLALAPKGGTIVCNGYKDREFIRLALMGQKLGHNVFIVIEKESEVALVIEEAAELKVKPQVGLRVRLSSLASSKWADTGGEKSKFGLSAAQLLSVVQRFRDAGLDQGIRLLHFHMGSQIANLADYQHGFKEAIRYYGELRALGLPVDHIDVGGGLGVDYDGTHSRNASSINYDMDDYAGVVVGMLKEFCDAQGLPHPHIFSESGRSLTAHHAMLVIQVTDVEKHNDDVPTIENKEALPETVQWLVDLLGPTDIEMVTETYWRATHYMGDVAAQYADGKISLGEKALAEQCYFAVCRRLHNSLKARQRSHRQVLDELNDKLADKYICNFSVFQSLPDTWAIGQVLPIIPLHRLDEEPMRRAVLQDLTCDSDGKINQYVDEQSIETSMPVHALKEGEDYLLGVFLVGAYQEILGDMHNLFGDTDSVNIYQNADGSVYHAGIETHDTIEDMLRYVHLSPEELMTHYRDKVASAKITARERTQFLDALRLGLTRSSYLSS, encoded by the coding sequence ATGTCCGTACGACGCACACGCAAAGACGATGGTAGCCAATGGACCGTGGCCGACAGCCGCAGTGTTTATGGCATCCGCCATTGGGGCGCTGGTTATTTCGCCATCAATGAAGCCGGGCGCGTCGAAGTGCGCCCCAACGGCCCCAACAGCGCGCCGATCGACCTGTACGAACAGGTTGACGAACTGCGCCAGAGCGGCCTGTCGCTGCCCTTGCTGGTGCGCTTCCCCGACATTCTGCAGGACCGCGTACGCCAGCTGACTGGTGCGTTCGATGCCAACATCGCGCGCCTGGAGTACCAGAGCCAGTACACCGCGCTGTACCCGATCAAGGTCAACCAGCAGGAAGCGGTGGTGGAAAACATCATCGCCACGCAAAACGTTTCCATTGGCCTGGAAGCCGGCTCCAAACCCGAGCTGCTGGCCGTACTGGCGCTGGCGCCGAAGGGCGGCACCATCGTCTGCAACGGCTACAAGGACCGTGAGTTCATTCGCCTGGCGTTGATGGGCCAGAAGCTCGGCCACAACGTGTTCATCGTCATCGAGAAAGAGTCGGAAGTGGCGCTGGTGATCGAAGAGGCCGCCGAGCTGAAGGTGAAACCGCAGGTCGGCCTGCGCGTGCGCCTGTCGTCGCTGGCTTCGAGCAAGTGGGCCGATACCGGTGGCGAAAAGTCCAAGTTCGGTTTGTCTGCCGCCCAGCTGCTCTCTGTAGTACAGCGCTTCCGCGATGCAGGCCTGGACCAGGGCATTCGCCTGCTGCACTTCCACATGGGGTCGCAGATCGCCAACCTGGCTGACTATCAGCACGGTTTCAAGGAAGCCATCCGTTACTACGGCGAACTGCGTGCGCTGGGCCTGCCGGTCGACCACATCGACGTTGGCGGTGGCCTGGGCGTGGACTACGACGGCACCCACTCGCGCAATGCCAGCTCGATCAACTACGACATGGACGACTACGCCGGCGTGGTGGTGGGCATGCTCAAGGAGTTCTGCGACGCGCAGGGCCTGCCGCACCCGCACATCTTCTCCGAGAGTGGCCGCTCGTTGACAGCGCACCACGCCATGCTGGTGATCCAGGTGACCGACGTCGAGAAACACAACGACGACGTGCCCACCATCGAGAACAAGGAAGCCCTGCCCGAGACCGTGCAGTGGCTGGTCGACCTGCTTGGCCCGACCGATATCGAGATGGTCACCGAGACTTACTGGCGCGCCACCCACTATATGGGTGACGTGGCCGCGCAGTATGCCGATGGCAAGATCAGCCTGGGCGAGAAGGCACTGGCTGAACAGTGCTATTTTGCCGTCTGCCGCCGCCTGCACAACTCGCTCAAGGCCCGCCAGCGCTCGCACCGTCAGGTGCTGGACGAGCTGAACGACAAGCTGGCCGACAAGTACATCTGCAACTTCTCGGTGTTCCAGAGCCTGCCGGACACCTGGGCCATCGGCCAGGTACTGCCGATCATCCCGCTGCACCGCCTGGACGAAGAGCCGATGCGACGTGCGGTATTGCAGGACCTGACCTGCGACTCCGACGGCAAGATCAACCAGTACGTTGATGAGCAGAGCATCGAGACCAGCATGCCGGTGCATGCGCTGAAGGAGGGCGAGGACTACCTGCTGGGCGTGTTCCTGGTCGGTGCCTACCAGGAAATCCTGGGCGATATGCACAACCTGTTCGGTGACACCGACTCGGTGAACATCTACCAGAATGCCGACGGCAGCGTGTACCACGCCGGTATCGAGACCCACGACACCATCGAGGACATGCTGCGCTACGTGCACCTGTCGCCGGAGGAGTTGATGACGCATTACCGCGACAAGGTGGCCAGCGCCAAGATCACCGCACGTGAGCGTACCCAGTTCCTGGATGCCTTGCGCCTTGGGTTGACCCGGTCTTCGTACTTGTCGTCGTAA
- a CDS encoding transposase, with translation MDRHGNHRLRQGRFSESGRLYLLTTVTRQRRPLFQNLWFARAAINQLRLSDHEGSCRTLAWVLMPDHLHWLIELGPTSLDKLMCAFKSRSSCALYRIGAERKHIWQPGFYDRALRKDEDVRAAARYIIANPIRAGLVRRAGEYPHWNCVWL, from the coding sequence ATGGACCGTCACGGCAATCATCGCTTGCGCCAAGGGCGCTTTTCAGAGTCAGGCAGGCTTTATCTGCTAACTACCGTTACCCGCCAACGGCGCCCGCTGTTCCAGAACCTCTGGTTTGCACGAGCGGCCATTAATCAATTGCGCCTGAGTGATCATGAAGGTAGTTGCCGTACGTTGGCTTGGGTTCTGATGCCAGACCATCTGCATTGGTTGATCGAGCTTGGGCCTACCAGCCTGGACAAACTCATGTGTGCTTTCAAGTCACGCAGCAGTTGTGCGCTTTACCGTATAGGTGCCGAGCGAAAGCACATCTGGCAGCCTGGCTTTTATGACCGGGCATTGCGCAAGGATGAGGATGTAAGGGCTGCTGCCCGCTACATCATCGCCAACCCGATTCGGGCGGGTCTGGTTCGACGAGCGGGCGAGTACCCACATTGGAATTGTGTGTGGCTGTGA